Genomic DNA from Vreelandella subglaciescola:
CATAAAATGTACTCTTCCACGCAACCCCCTCGCACTGGTTTTTGCAGCGGCTCTGTTACCCGCGGCGTTTGCCACGACCGAGCTGCAACGGCTTGTCACCACGGCCGGTAGACCGCCGGTTATTAACGTTGCCACCCTAGCATTCAGGCAAGGCCTAAACCATTGGTCTAATCGCTAAGAAGATGGAGGAGATTTACAACAAAAGGGGGATTTCCGGTAGTTTTGTAGTCAGCGGCAAATACTCGGTTCTGCGTGCTACCCTAGCTGCCAGCCATTATCGCGTTCCTCATGGACAACCCGCTCATTACCGGCATCACGAACAGGGCTTCAGGTTATGACACGTACCGCTTTTTTTATTTCCGACGGCACCGGGATTACGGCCGAAAGTCTGGGTCGCAGCCTGCTGGCACAGTTCAGCGGCGTTGACATCACCATGCTGACCAAGCCGTATATCGATACCGTGGAAAAAGCCGAGGAGCTTGCCGCTATTATCGAGGCCACCGCTGACCGCGACGGCGTGCGCCCGGTGGTGATCGACACCATTGTCGATGAGGATATTCGCGAGGTCATTCGGGCCGCGCCGTGCTTCAAGGTGGATATTTTTTCCACCTTTCTGGCCCCGCTTGAGCAGGAGCTGGCCACCCACTCGTCTTACAGCGTCGGGCGCACCCACGCCATCGGCAGCGACGACGTGTACATGGATCGTATCCACTCGGTGCATTTTGCCCTGGATAACGACGACGGCGCGCGTATTCACCAGTATGACGAAGCCGACGTTATCCTGATTGGCGTCTCGCGCTGCGGCAAAACGCCGACGTCACTGTATCTGGCGCTGCAGTTTGGCATCCGCGCAGCCAACTACCCGCTGACCGAAGACGACCAGGACGAAGACGGCGTGCTGAAGCTGCCCCGGTTTCTGGCCGAGCACCATCACAAGCTGTTCGCCCTGACCATTGACGCGCGCCGGCTGGCGGCCATCCGCAACGAACGCCGGCCCAACAGCCGCTACAGCTCGATGGACCAATGCCTGCAAGAGGTAGAACAGGCAGAATCGCTGTACCGTTCGCTGCACATTCCCAGCATCGACACCACGCGCTTTTCCGTCGAGGAGATTTCCACCCGCATGATTTCCGAAACCGGGCTGGTACGGCGATTTTCACCGCGTTAAAGCGCTTGTTGAATCCCCACTTAAAGCCCTTTGGGTGCAAAGATGCCCGGCGCATTGCGCCAATAGCCTTTGTAATCCATACCGAAGCCAAACACGTAGCGGTCGACGACTTTCAGGCTGCAATAATCGGCCTTGAGCCCCGGCACGGCCTTGCGGTCGTGCTGCTTATCCACCAGCACCGCAGTGGTAACGCTTGCCGCCTGCGCTTCTTCGCAATAATCCAGAATCGCGGCAAGCGTTGAACCTTCGTCCAGAATATCGTCGACGATGACCACGTGACGCCCGGCCATGGGCACCTCGGGTGACACCCGCCAAAAAAGATCGCCGCCGTGCAGCTGGCTGCGATACCGAGTGGCATGGATATAGTCCACTTCCAGTGGAAACCCCAGCCGGGTTAGCAGATGCCCGGTGGTAATCAGCCCGCCGTTCATCACGCAATAAAATACCGGCAGCTTGTCCCCCAGATCACGGGTAATGGCCTCTGCCATGCGATCCAGCGCCTGTTCTACCTGCTGTTGGGAAATCAGGCAGTCGGCATTATCCATCAGCTCGCGCATCGAGTCGCGAGACTCAAGCGCTTGTTTATCCAGCGTTACCATGTCGGGATCCAGGGAGTTCGAAAAATCGGAAAGATAGAGTCAAAGAAAGCGATCGCCACGCGCGGCTATGAATCAACACCGCCATCGGCCAGTGCTTCAAGGCGTGCGTGGGTACGCCGCCAGCGGTTAAGGGCGACCAGCGCCTCCAGCTCGGGGCGGGCGCGGCCGTACCGCAGCTTGGCCGGCCGGCGGGTTTGCTGGCCGGCGTAAGCCGCGACCACCTCGCGCGCCGCGTCGCGGTCATTGCACACCAGCAGCATATCGCAGCCGGCACTCAGCGCAGCCTCGGCGCGCTCTATTGGCCCGCCCGCTTCGTGGGCGCCCCGCATGCTCAAGTCATCGGAGAAAATGCAGCCCTTGAAGCCCAGCGATTCGCGCAGCATGCCCAGCCAGCTGGGCGAAAAGCCCGCCGGACGCGCATCAAAATCGGGATAGATCACGTGTGCCGGCATAACGCCATCCAGCTGCCCCGCCAAGTGCGTAAAAGGCACCAAATCGTGCGCTTTAAGCTCGGCAAGCGGGCGTTCGTCTACCGGCAGCGCCACGTGCGAATCCGCCGCCACGCCGCCGTGGCCGGGGAAATGCTTGCCCACCGCCGCCATACCGGCTTCGTGCAGTCCCATGACGAATGCTTCGCCAAGGATCGCCACGGCCTGCGGATCGCTGCCAAAGCTGCGATCGCCGATCACGCTGGAAAGGCCGCAGTCGACGTCGAGCACCGGCGCAAAGGTAATGTCCAGCCCGCAGGCAGCCATTTCCATGCCCAGTAGCCAGCCGGCATCTTTGGCCAGTGAGGCGCCCTCTTGGGGCGAATCCACAAAGCGTTCGCCCAGCCGCGCCATCGGTGGCAGGCGGGTAACGCCTTGCCTGATGCGCTGCACGCGACCGCCTTCCTGGTCAATGGCAATCAGCAGCTCGGGGCGCTGGCGGCGAATTTCGGCGCACAGCCGGCTGACCTGCGCAGCGTTTTCCACGTTGCGGGCAAACAGAATGACGCCGCCTACCGCCGGTTCGCGCAGCAGGCGCGCCTCGGTAGCGCCAAGGCTTGGCCCTTCAAGGTCAAGCATGACCGGGCCTAGGGGTTGAGTCATCGTCAAGGATCCTGCAAAAGGGGAGCGTAATGTTAGACGATCATCGACGGCTGTCACAATACATCGAACTATTCACGCCGAACTATTCACACCGAGCCATCGTGCAGCCAGACCGGCGTGCCGGGTGACGCTTGGGTGAATAAGTAGTGTAGATCGTCAAGGCGCAGGCGCACGCAGCCGTGAGAGGCGGGCACGCCCATGGGCTCGTCGGGTGGCGTGCCGTGCAGATAAATATAGCGCCGTTGGGAATCCAACTGACCGCCGCGGTTGTGGCCTTTTTCCAGCCCGCACAGCCACAGGATACGGCTCAAAACCCAGTCGCGCTCGGGGTGTTTGGCGGCAAGCGCCGGGGTGTAGACGTCACCGGTTTCGCGCCGGCCACGAAAGGCGGCGTTGTCGGGAGCATCGGCGCCAATGGCGGCGCGCACATAGTGCCAGCCCAGCGGCGTTTGTCCACTGCCCTCACTCTGGCCGGTGCCGGCCTTGCCGGTCGAAATCAGGCAGCGGTGGCCTGGCGTTTGCCCGTGCCACAGCGTCAGCGACTGGTCGTGAATATCAATTTCAACCCATGCCGCGCTTTGCGGCGGAAGGTCGCTCAGTGTCGGGGTATGCATAAAGGTCCTGATCCTGACTGGCCTACGAGTCGTTAAAATAAAGCGGTATGCTGAGTATTCCGTGGCCGCGCTGAGTATCACACCGCCGGCCGCCCTGTCTCCAAAGCTATTACCACAACAGTTACCAAAACTGTTGCCCAAACCGATAGGTACTCCATGCCCCATTACGCTGACACCTGGACACTGAAGGAAATCGATCGGAGCCGGGGGGATCCCAAAGGGACGGCCTTTCGTGCCTTCAAGCGGCTCAAGGCTGGCTTTATCGAAGGCCACGATTTTTTCTACTTGAGTGCCAGCGAAGACGCTGAAAGCATCGAGCAATTACGCGACTCCGGGCGCATTTATGCCGCCACCATCAATGCGCTACTGTTTCCTGAAGCCAGCTATCAGGCCATTGTGAAACAGCTGGACACGGCATCCTGACCACTCGCCTACCGTGCCCGAGCGGTTACGCCTCGGCGGGCAGCGGCGCGTTCATGGCCGCGACCACCACCGGGCGCAGGCGTCTGACCAGGTCGCGCGTGGTGACCTGTTCGTCATAGTCTTTTTCGGCAATGTCTTTCAGCGCATCCAGCCCCGACAGGGTGAAAATCACCGTGCCCAGCACAAAGTGCAGCCGCCAGAAACGCTCGGCGTCGGGCAGCTCCGGCGTAGCCTTGCGCACCAGCTCGGTAAAGCGGGTAAACACATCGCCGTAGTGCTGTTGGATATGGCGACGCAGGTGCCCCTGTGCCTGGCTGTAGGCAAGCCCCAGCAATCGCATGAACACCTTGAGGCTGTTGCGCTCGGCGGGGACGGCAAGCACCGTGGCAGCCATGCTTTCGAGCAGCGCTTCAAGCGGAATGACCCGACCTTTATGCTCAGCTTCCAGCGCGTCAAGCGCAGCGTGAAAACGCAGCGTAAACGGATCAAGGTAGCGCGAAAAAACCGCCTGAATCAGCGCTTTCTTGGAGCCAAAGTGGTAGTTGACCGCAGCCAGGTTCACCTGGGCCTTGCTGGTAATGTGACGTAGCGACGTCTCGGCAAAGCCGCGCTCTGCAAACAGCACCTCGGCGGTATCCAAGATGCGCGTCATTGTATCCGGCTGAGCCATACGGCGCTCTCCCAAAACGGCTGTTTAAAACATAGCGGAATATTACGCCATGGCCAAACGCGGCTCAATCTTTCTCACGTACGGGCAGTCCCGTTGCGCCTGTATGCAGAGCGAGGCACCGGGCCATAGCACCGCTATTTTCAGACTATGTACTGGACATAGCCCCATACTGTATACTTAACCACAATCGCGCCGGGGTAAAACGCCGGCGCAACATGAGCCATCACCACACCATTAACCTCTGCATTAGCAACCCGCTGCCAACCACTGCGGGGTTGTTGCGATCCGGGAGCTTCCTATGGCGCAGGCATTAACCGCACGTCAGCAAAACGTGTACGACTTTATCGTCAAGACGATGGGCGATCACGGCTACCCTCCTACCCGTGCCGAAATCGCCCGGGCGCTGGGGTTTCGCTCGCCCAACGCCGCTGAAGAGCACCTGCGCGCGCTGGAACGCAAAGGCGCCATTCGTATCGTGCGTAATACCTCGCGCGGCATTCGCCTGCCCGCCCAGGACGCCTCCGTCGAATCAGCGATAGACACCGTCGGCAACAGCGACAGCGCTTCTCAGGGGCTGCCGATTATCGGCGAAGTCGCCGCTGGAAGTCCGATACTCGCCGCCGAGCACATCGACCGCTACTGCCCGCTGCCGGCGGAATATTTCACGCCCAAAGCCGACTACCTGTTGCGCGTACGCGGGCTGTCCATGAAAGACGTGGGTATTCTGGAAGGCGATCTGCTCGCGGTACACCGCACCGAACACGTTCGTGACGGGCAGATCGTGGTCGCCCGGATTGACGACGACGTCACGGTCAAACGTTTCCAACGCCAGGGGCATCACGTTCAGCTCACCGCCGAAAACACCGACTTCCCCCCCATTGATATTGACCTGCGCACCCAGGCGTTGGATATCGAAGGCGTCGGCGTTGGCGTCATCCGCGGTGGCAACGGCCAGGCGCTGGGCTAGTCATTGACTATCTCATTGACTATCGATATAGCGCTGATCGTTGAAGGTGGCCACCCAGTGCGGGTGGTACACCATCAAAATGATCAGCAACATGCCGGTAATAAAAGCTTCCGCCGGCATTAGCAGCGGCAAAAACCGGGCGTATTCTTTCGCCAGCAGTATCGCATGAGCGTCCTGGCTACCAATGAGAATCAGGCCGACGGCCGAGAGCCCGCCGGCCAATGTGGCCAGCGCCGAGCCGAAAAAACCGCAGACAAACATGAACAGCATGATGTTATCCGGCAGCTTGCGGTCGACAAATCGCCAGACCAACCCCACCACCACGGCCGGCACGATCCCCGTGACCAGCACGTTAACGCCCAGTAGTGTCCAGTCGTTGCGCCCGATGGCCACCATCGCCACGTTGACCAGCACGTTGCTCACCAGCGCCAGCGGCGCTTTGAACAGCAGCAATAGCAGCGTGGTAAACACCAGGTGCAGCGTCAGCCAGTCAACCGCTTGCGCACGCAGCTGCCACAGCACCACCA
This window encodes:
- a CDS encoding TetR/AcrR family transcriptional regulator, with the translated sequence MAQPDTMTRILDTAEVLFAERGFAETSLRHITSKAQVNLAAVNYHFGSKKALIQAVFSRYLDPFTLRFHAALDALEAEHKGRVIPLEALLESMAATVLAVPAERNSLKVFMRLLGLAYSQAQGHLRRHIQQHYGDVFTRFTELVRKATPELPDAERFWRLHFVLGTVIFTLSGLDALKDIAEKDYDEQVTTRDLVRRLRPVVVAAMNAPLPAEA
- a CDS encoding hypoxanthine-guanine phosphoribosyltransferase, whose amino-acid sequence is MVTLDKQALESRDSMRELMDNADCLISQQQVEQALDRMAEAITRDLGDKLPVFYCVMNGGLITTGHLLTRLGFPLEVDYIHATRYRSQLHGGDLFWRVSPEVPMAGRHVVIVDDILDEGSTLAAILDYCEEAQAASVTTAVLVDKQHDRKAVPGLKADYCSLKVVDRYVFGFGMDYKGYWRNAPGIFAPKGL
- a CDS encoding energy-coupling factor ABC transporter permease, translated to MSFAQSVLSPWLLVLCAAVSLALLAWLMTLRPWQALVNDTALQHRWLAATLGVVVLWQLRAQAVDWLTLHLVFTTLLLLLFKAPLALVSNVLVNVAMVAIGRNDWTLLGVNVLVTGIVPAVVVGLVWRFVDRKLPDNIMLFMFVCGFFGSALATLAGGLSAVGLILIGSQDAHAILLAKEYARFLPLLMPAEAFITGMLLIILMVYHPHWVATFNDQRYIDSQ
- a CDS encoding L,D-transpeptidase, translating into MHTPTLSDLPPQSAAWVEIDIHDQSLTLWHGQTPGHRCLISTGKAGTGQSEGSGQTPLGWHYVRAAIGADAPDNAAFRGRRETGDVYTPALAAKHPERDWVLSRILWLCGLEKGHNRGGQLDSQRRYIYLHGTPPDEPMGVPASHGCVRLRLDDLHYLFTQASPGTPVWLHDGSV
- the lexA gene encoding transcriptional repressor LexA codes for the protein MAQALTARQQNVYDFIVKTMGDHGYPPTRAEIARALGFRSPNAAEEHLRALERKGAIRIVRNTSRGIRLPAQDASVESAIDTVGNSDSASQGLPIIGEVAAGSPILAAEHIDRYCPLPAEYFTPKADYLLRVRGLSMKDVGILEGDLLAVHRTEHVRDGQIVVARIDDDVTVKRFQRQGHHVQLTAENTDFPPIDIDLRTQALDIEGVGVGVIRGGNGQALG
- the ppsR gene encoding posphoenolpyruvate synthetase regulatory kinase/phosphorylase PpsR — translated: MTRTAFFISDGTGITAESLGRSLLAQFSGVDITMLTKPYIDTVEKAEELAAIIEATADRDGVRPVVIDTIVDEDIREVIRAAPCFKVDIFSTFLAPLEQELATHSSYSVGRTHAIGSDDVYMDRIHSVHFALDNDDGARIHQYDEADVILIGVSRCGKTPTSLYLALQFGIRAANYPLTEDDQDEDGVLKLPRFLAEHHHKLFALTIDARRLAAIRNERRPNSRYSSMDQCLQEVEQAESLYRSLHIPSIDTTRFSVEEISTRMISETGLVRRFSPR
- the nagZ gene encoding beta-N-acetylhexosaminidase — its product is MTQPLGPVMLDLEGPSLGATEARLLREPAVGGVILFARNVENAAQVSRLCAEIRRQRPELLIAIDQEGGRVQRIRQGVTRLPPMARLGERFVDSPQEGASLAKDAGWLLGMEMAACGLDITFAPVLDVDCGLSSVIGDRSFGSDPQAVAILGEAFVMGLHEAGMAAVGKHFPGHGGVAADSHVALPVDERPLAELKAHDLVPFTHLAGQLDGVMPAHVIYPDFDARPAGFSPSWLGMLRESLGFKGCIFSDDLSMRGAHEAGGPIERAEAALSAGCDMLLVCNDRDAAREVVAAYAGQQTRRPAKLRYGRARPELEALVALNRWRRTHARLEALADGGVDS